One genomic window of Nicotiana sylvestris chromosome 10, ASM39365v2, whole genome shotgun sequence includes the following:
- the LOC104228866 gene encoding GDSL esterase/lipase At3g26430-like has product MEVSVSKLVNFPLVLVLLVIVYPISSGAKSKCDFPAIFNFGDSNSDTGGLSAAFGQAGPPAGETYFGAPAGRYSDGRLVIDFIAESLGLPHLSAFLDALGSNFSYGANFATAGSTIRPQNTTLHQSGFSPISLNVQIYEFNDFHRRSQIIRCKGNVFSQLMPKEKHFSHGLYTFDIGQNDLTAGYFLNMTTDQVRAYVPDLMDQFKTVMKDIYDQGGRYFWIHNTGPVGCLPYILDRLLITAAQVDKAGCASPFNKVAQYFNAKLKETVVQLRKDLPLAALTYVDVYSAKYELISHANKHGFEHPLRACCGHGGKYNYNMKHGCGSKIKVKGKEIMLGKSCKDPTVRINWDGVHYTEAANRWVFEKIVNGSYSDPPLPLNMACHKQ; this is encoded by the exons ATGGAGGTTAGTGTCTCAAAACTAGTTAATTTTCCTCTAGTATTAGTGTTACTAGTAATTGTATATCCAATTTCAAGTGGTGCTAAGAGCAAGTGTGATTTTCCGGCGATATTCAACTTTGGTGACTCAAATTCCGACACGGGTGGATTATCGGCGGCATTTGGTCAGGCTGGTCCGCCCGCCGGAGAGACATATTTTGGTGCCCCTGCCGGACGCTACTCTGATGGTCGTCTTGTTATTGATTTTATTG CTGAAAGCTTAGGATTACCACATCTAAGTGCATTCTTAGATGCACTTGGTTCAAACTTCAGTTATGGAGCCAACTTTGCCACAGCTGGTTCTACAATCAGACCCCAAAACACAACTCTACACCAAAGTGGTTTCAGCCCTATTTCATTAAACGTTCAGATTTACGAATTCAACGATTTCCATCGCAGGTCTCAGATTATACGTTGCAAAG GGAATGTCTTTAGTCAGTTGATGCCTAAGGAGAAACATTTTTCCCACGGTTTATACACATTTGACATTGGACAAAATGATTTAACTGCTGGTTACTTCCTTAACATGACCACTGATCAAGTTAGAGCTTATGTGCCTGATTTAATGGATCAATTCAAGACTGTAATGAAG GACATATATGATCAAGGTGGTAGATATTTTTGGATTCATAATACTGGGCCTGTTGGTTGTCTACCTTATATCTTGGATCGTCTGCTAATTACGGCAGCACAAGTTGATAAGGCAGGATGTGCCTCTCCCTTCAATAAGGTGGCTCAATATTTCAATGCTAAATTGAAGGAGACTGTGGTCCAGCTCCGAAAGGATCTTCCATTGGCTGCTCTTACCTATGTTGATGTATATTCTGCTAAGTACGAACTCATTAGTCACGCTAACAAGCATG GGTTTGAGCATCCACTACGAGCTTGCTGTGGGCATGGAGGAAAGTACAATTATAACATGAAACATGGATGTGGAAGCAAGATCAAGGTTAAAGGCAAAGAAATAATGTTGGGAAAATCATGCAAAGATCCAACAGTAAGAATCAATTGGGATGGTGTACATTACACTGAGGCTGCTAATAGATGGGTGTTTGAAAAAATTGTCAATGGTTCATATTCAGATCCTCCACTTCCACTGAACATGGCATGTCATAAGCAATAA
- the LOC138879831 gene encoding uncharacterized protein — MDALPDFEEGRSTYRPPRFQKMVSRNRGIPKKGSSSRNTKGYDCCHKCRKPGHFIKDCPLHNQVHYKHNADKVGKRNLVPDRKFKKRDVADNIIKQALVAVGDSSRESEGDNEKEDTFMMAAERKAAKYDSLFALMAKSDEDEEDDDDEVNFFDVQRNLKYYSSKKLMALANILINAYHSLIKEKDALTKKFATIGYERDNLVVVVVNLKETIECVRKEKEVLTKKVVNIEHERDDLSVVGVDLKKTIEELKKESRLGNTQKGKKVASEAYIKLSVKSSLCAELEKNKQLQEELGRVKSDLEKSPK; from the coding sequence aTGGATGCTCTACCAGACTTTGAGGAAGGTCGTTCAACCTACAGGCCACCAAGATTTCAGAAAATGGTTAGTAGAAATAGAGGCATTCCCAAGAAGGGTAGCTCTAGTAGAAACACTAAAGGATACGATTGTTGTCACAAGTGCAGAAAACCAGGACATTTTATCAAAGACTGTCCTCTCCACAATCAAGTCCATTACAAACACAATGCTGACAAGGTGGGTAAGAGGAACCTGGTCCCCGACAGAAAGTTCAAGAAAAGAGATGTCGCTGACAATATTATAAAGCAAGCTCTGGTTGCCGTGGGTGATTCCTCTAGAGAATCTGAGGGTGATAATGAAAAGGAAGACACATTCATGATGGCCGCTGAAAGAAAAGCTGCAAAATATGATTCCTTATTTGCATTGATGGCAAAAtctgatgaggatgaagaagatgatgatgatgaggtaaacttctttgatgttcaaagaaatctAAAGTATTATTCTTCGAAAAAACTTATGGCTTTggcaaatattttaattaatgcATATCATAGTCTTATAAAAGAAAAGGATGCCTTAACTAAAAAATTTGCAACCATAGGATATGAGAGAGATAATCTAGTGGTTGTTGTGGTCAATCTAAAGGAGACCATTGAGTGTGTTAGAAAGGAGAAAGAGGTTTTAACTAAGAAAGTTGTTAACATTgagcatgagagagatgacctatCAGTTGTGGGTGTAGACCTAAAGAAAACAATCGAGGAACTAAAAAAGGAAAGTAGGCTTGGGAACACTCAAAAGGGAAAGAAAGTTGCAAGTGAGGCATACATTAAGCTTTCAGTGAAGTCCAGTTTGTGTGCTGagcttgagaaaaacaaacaacttcaAGAAGAACTAGGTAGAGTGAAGAGTGATCTTGAAAAATCACCCAAGTAG